Part of the Tenacibaculum sp. SZ-18 genome, AATGATAAAAAGCTCCGGCTGCATTACTTCCACCACCAACACAAGCAATAATGGTATCAGGATTTTCTTTTCCAGTTTTCTCCTTTAGTTGCCATTTTATTTCCTCTGAAATAATTGCTTGTAAACGAGCTACCATATCTGGATGTGGATGCGGACCAACAACAGAACCAATTAAATAAAAAGTTTCTGGGTTTTGAATCCAATAACGAATTGCTTCGTTTGTTGCATCTTTTAAGGTTTTACTTCCACTTGTAGCAGGAACAATTTTTGCACCTAACATTTTCATACGAGCAACATTTGGAGCCTGACGTTCGATGTCTTTTTCTCCCATGAAAACGATACATTCTACATCCATTAAAGCACAAACTGTGGCTGTAGCAACACCATGTTGACCTGCTCCTGTTTCTGCAATAATTTGAGTCTTTCCTAAACGCTTTGCAATTAAGATTTGACCAATTGTATTGTTTACCTTGTGTGCACCTGTATGATTTAAATCTTCACGCTTTAAGTAAATATGAGCTCCATATTTTTCAGATAAGCGATTTGCATAATACAACGGACTTGGACGTCCAACATAATCTTTCAATAAAGCTTTGTATTCCTTTTGGAAAGATTCAGACTCTATAATTTTAATATAATTGTCTTCTAGTTCTTTTACGTTTGGATATAATAATTCTGGAATAAACGCTCCCCCAAACTCTCCGTAATAACCGTTTTTGTCTGGATTATATTTCATTTTTAAACTTTTTAAGTTTTTTTATAGATTTTAAACCTGGTTCTGTTTCAAATTTACTGTTTACGTCAATGGCATAAATTGGCAAATTAGTTTTACTTATTTCTTTTACAGCAGTTACTTCTTCTAAACCAATTCCTCCACTTAGAAAAAATGGCTTGGTTGAAGGATAATTTTTCAACACTGTCCAATCAAATACCACTCCATTTCCTCCTCTTTCTTTTCCTTTAGTATCAAACAAGAAATAATCAGCTACTGATTCGTATGCTTCAAGAATTGAAAAATCAAAAGTGTCTTTAATTCCAAAAACTTTAATGATTTCAACTTTTGGTAAATGCTTTTTTATTTCTTGAATATAGGCTACGGATTCATCCCCATGCAATTGTAAAGCTTCTAACTCATACTCTTCAGCAAGTGAAACTAAAATTTCCAAATATTCATTTACAAATACACCTGTTTTTTTTATTCCTTTAGGAATTTCAGGTATAATACCTTCAAAGTTTCTTTTG contains:
- a CDS encoding phosphoribosylanthranilate isomerase, with amino-acid sequence MKYVDNIRQVAELKPDYLGFIFYERSKRNFEGIIPEIPKGIKKTGVFVNEYLEILVSLAEEYELEALQLHGDESVAYIQEIKKHLPKVEIIKVFGIKDTFDFSILEAYESVADYFLFDTKGKERGGNGVVFDWTVLKNYPSTKPFFLSGGIGLEEVTAVKEISKTNLPIYAIDVNSKFETEPGLKSIKKLKKFKNEI
- the trpB gene encoding tryptophan synthase subunit beta, which codes for MKYNPDKNGYYGEFGGAFIPELLYPNVKELEDNYIKIIESESFQKEYKALLKDYVGRPSPLYYANRLSEKYGAHIYLKREDLNHTGAHKVNNTIGQILIAKRLGKTQIIAETGAGQHGVATATVCALMDVECIVFMGEKDIERQAPNVARMKMLGAKIVPATSGSKTLKDATNEAIRYWIQNPETFYLIGSVVGPHPHPDMVARLQAIISEEIKWQLKEKTGKENPDTIIACVGGGSNAAGAFYHYLEDEEVELIAVEAAGLGVDSGESAATSQLGEVGVIHGSKTILMQDEYGQIVEPYSISAGLDYPGVGPLHAFLFDSKRATFMNATDKEALQSAFELTRLEGIIPALETAHAFAVLPKLKLQSDQVIVINLSGRGDKDLQTYVKHLEE